One window of the Rhipicephalus sanguineus isolate Rsan-2018 chromosome 4, BIME_Rsan_1.4, whole genome shotgun sequence genome contains the following:
- the LOC119391117 gene encoding uncharacterized protein LOC119391117, with product MIYHTWQRLNWLPFSRPPLDGSSSSTCDVENAEEQDSWKIALGNKFKNARRHMTGDERLKENRQKFATKKTSTRELDDKLRRNKKAKMGGSVPITPCILYDGADLPYARNLSLHADKELMFRMSNGEERVLVLMSAHWLLNVEYARKAFNVLVTMEWLLLGQRSTSPRTPVVKLLNVFKKATK from the exons ATGATATACCACACATGGCAAAGATTAAATTGGCTGCCTTTCAGTCGCCCACCTCTGGATGGCTCGTCATCATCGACATGTGACGTTGAGAATGCTGAAGAGCAG GACTCGTGGAAGATAGCGCTCGGAAACAAATTCAAGAATGCAAGGAGGCATATGACAGGAGATGAGCGCCTAAAGGAGAATAGACAGaagtttgccacaaagaagacatCCACAAGGGAATTGGATGACAAACTCCGAAGGAACAAGAAGGCGAAGATG GGAgggagcgttccaataacaccctGTATTTTGTACGATGGGGCTGATCTTCCATATGCAAGGAACCTTTCGCTCCATGCAGACAAAGAACTCATGTTCCGTATGTCGAACGGTGAAGAAAGGGTACTTGTACTGATGTCAGCACATTGGCTCCTGAACGTAGAGTACGCCCGGAAGGCCTTCAACGTTCTTGTGACCATGGAATGGCTGCTACTCGGTCAGCGATCAACCTCACCAAGAACACCAGTTGTTAAGCTGCTGAACGTTTTCAAAAAAGCtacaaaatag